In the Caenorhabditis elegans chromosome X genome, one interval contains:
- the C08A9.10 gene encoding DUF19 domain-containing protein (Confirmed by transcript evidence) — protein sequence MYSKVLLLLACIIAVTEQARDVRCFPPVNFYSTHGCVQDSTSQNPNYDCLGGHFVRTAGIGMPCETDQDCIHNMEPNEWCNSERNGYQWTTAGCHCDMKLKSCIVQRFDKSYNEIQWAFCTPRNRFKCEVLDHCSPPKH from the exons atgtattCTAAAGTTTTGTTGCTTTTGGCCTGTATAATCGCCGTAACCGAACAAGCAA GAGATGTTCGATGCTTTCCTCCAGTGAACTTCTATTCAACACATGGATGTGTTCAAGATAGTACCAGCCAAAATCCAAACTATGACTGCTTGGGAGGCCATTTTGTGAGAACTGCTGGAAT tgGAATGCCTTGCGAAACAGACCAAGATTGTATTCACAACATGGAACCCAATGAGTGGTGTAACTCTGAAAGAAATGGCTACCAATGGAC AACTGCCGGCTGTCACTGTGACATGAAGCTTAAGTCTTGCATTGTTCAGAGGTTTGACAAGAGCTATAACGAAATTCAATGGGCTTTCTGTACACCAAGAAATCGTTTCAAGTGCGAAGTTTTGGACCATTGCTCACCACCAAAACATTAA
- the C08A9.3 gene encoding SID1 transmembrane family member 1 (Partially confirmed by transcript evidence), whose protein sequence is MKKKVKKIPPAIRVSVDSLAATIKYPFTMTVVRGKTVHNVALPRIQSHQGKEFQYWFASDTLCDEDRSAEQLSQPVQISIASSLPSLFNLRVKSVNNFIIGNKTFKSKGSPSEPRYYMYTFPDDVDKVDIRVTSPSEICGKIVARRVNCPLFDASGLLEQSETFFYQSFTTFAGFSLKKSVIGRQFHLAFTVHPDETLCGTPDNFFDIPNNPARIKLAVISVTPVKDNLWLPLFPILLYSISMSTVIMLTYLKYKWLDRRENNEPNILDGTDSEGNVLVDKIWLFDKPSMIVSHKEYQKLKLVKDSKYFNFLFFQIFGSILPSLTTLFDKQKTSNNLNFCYLNFLCSLEFLCFKSFNSMTSASSLAVIGVLNLIIVFREKIFSFKIPRLPTTHGLQQRDAPKVVCFLGLVSMGILWTITNNCPHRTTIHLDMYTSSWIFYAAFMWIYSKRHGVRKWQQFFIIAVSSIYGCLTLAENMFNVNSVSRWVVKILFSLTAISSTVYFCYQYFYERPSGLQGNQWITPPFESPQLYLSDANGIYNPLRSKVVLIVLLICLSVVCAILPLLTSESASNSAIICLGRGQIGIYLVYYAVQKCRFERQSFTLFYKICCTLIFIVFMLMECLNRYLANFMLTYNVLLTPAKSRQLNMDCVLPGIDLNDLRHYSCAVDCFLFICLMDFIDSNIKDVPKKHIFVF, encoded by the exons atgaaaaaaaaggtgaaaaaaatt CCTCCTGCAATTCGAGTTTCCGTCGACTCACTAGCTGCAACAATCAAATATCCATTCACAATGACAGTTGTTCGTGGAAAAACTGTTCATAATGTTGCT CTCCCACGCATACAATCTCACCAAGGaaaagaatttcaatattGGTTCGCCTCTGACACACTGTGCGATGAGGACAGATCAGCGGAGCAG CTCAGCCAACCTGTCCAAATATCAATTGCAAGTTCTCTTCCAAGTTTGTTCAACTTACGTGTGAAGTCGGttaacaattttattattGG aaataaaacattcaaGTCTAAAGGAAGTCCATCAGAGCCACGATATTACAT gtACACGTTCCCCGATGACGTGGACAAGGTGGACATCCGTGTTACTTCACCTAGCGAGATTTGTGGGAAAATTGTTGCTCGACGAGTTAAT tgCCCTTTGTTTGACGCATCCGGCCTTTTGGAGCAAAGCGAAACCTTCTTCTATCAGTCGTTCACCACGTTTGCTGGTTTTTCGTTGAAA AAAAGTGTCATCGGCCGGCAATTTCATTTAGCTTTCACAGTGCATCCAGATGAAACTTTATGTGGAACACCagaca acttttttgaCATTCCCAACAATCCAGCAAGAATTAAATTAGCGGTGATTTCAGTGACTCCAGTGAAAG ATAACCTCTGGCTTCCACTATTTCCTATACTGTTATATTCAATCAGTATGTCCACTGTTATCATGTTAA cgtaCTTGAAATACAAATGGCTTGACCGACGCGAAAACAATGAGCCTAACATCCTCGATGGAACGGATTCAGAGGGAAACGTACTTGTGGATAAAATATGGTTATTTGATAAGCCTTCTATGATAGTTAGTCATAAGGAGTATCAGAAACTGAAGCTTGTGAAGGATTCCAAGTACTTCAA cttcttattttttcaaatcttcggATCAATTCTCCCCTCATTAACAACTCTCTTCGATAAAcagaaaacttcaaacaaTCTAAACTTCTGCTATCTAAACTTTCTCTGCTCTTTGGAATTTCTCTGTTTCAAATCCTTCAATTCAATGACAAGTGCTAGCAGTCTCGCAGTCATCggagttttgaatttgataatTGTTTTTCGCGAAAAGATTTTCTCTTTCAAAATACCACGACTACCAACCACTCATGGACTGCAGCAAAGAGACGCTCCAAAAGTGGTTTGTTTTCTGGGATTGGTTTCAATGGGTATTCTATGGACAATCACGAATAATTGTCCACACAGGACCACTATTCATCttg ATATGTATACCAGTTCGTGGATCTTCTACGCTGCTTTCATGTGGATTTACTCGAAAAGACATGGCGTTCGAAAATGGCAGCAGTTTTTCATTATTGCAGTTTCATCGATTTACGGATGTCTTACTTTGGCGGAAAAT ATGTTTAATGTAAATAGTGTCTCAAGATGGGTTGTGAAAATATTGTTCTCTCTCACCGCAATTTCCTCAACAGTTTACTTTTGCTATCAGTACTTTTATGAG aggCCTTCCGGGCTTCAAGGGAACCAATGGATCACACCTCCTTTCGAGAGTCCACAGCTTTATCTGAGTGATGCAAATGGGATATACAACCCACTTCGCTCAAAAGTTGTATTGATCGTGTTGCTGATATGCCTCTCAGTTGTCTG cgCAATTCTACCTCTGCTGACATCTGAAAGCGCGAGTAACTCGGCGATCATTTGTCTTGGAAGAGGTCAAATTGGAATATACCTAGTTTATTACGCCGTTCAAAAATGCCGATTTGAGAGACAATCCTTTACTTTGTTCTATAAAATCTGCTGTACTCTCATTTTCATTGTCTTTATGTTAATGGAATGCCTAAATCGTTACCTCGCCAATTTCATGTTAacctacaatgttttattgACACCTGCCAAATCCCGTCAGCTCAATATGGATTGTGTTCTCCCGGGAATTGACTTGAACGACCTGCGGCATTACAGCTGCGCAGTTgactgttttttgtttatttgtctAATGGATTTTATCGATTCTAATATTAAAGACGTTCCTAAAAagcatatttttgtattttag
- the C08A9.3 gene encoding SID1 transmembrane family member 1 (Partially confirmed by transcript evidence), whose product MTFLLVLQILLFLSLDKCQDFQEIELGINNVNLTTEGNLIANLYQVILNSTNEPPAIRVSVDSLAATIKYPFTMTVVRGKTVHNVALPRIQSHQGKEFQYWFASDTLCDEDRSAEQLSQPVQISIASSLPSLFNLRVKSVNNFIIGNKTFKSKGSPSEPRYYMYTFPDDVDKVDIRVTSPSEICGKIVARRVNCPLFDASGLLEQSETFFYQSFTTFAGFSLKKSVIGRQFHLAFTVHPDETLCGTPDNFFDIPNNPARIKLAVISVTPVKDNLWLPLFPILLYSISMSTVIMLTYLKYKWLDRRENNEPNILDGTDSEGNVLVDKIWLFDKPSMIVSHKEYQKLKLVKDSKYFNFLFFQIFGSILPSLTTLFDKQKTSNNLNFCYLNFLCSLEFLCFKSFNSMTSASSLAVIGVLNLIIVFREKIFSFKIPRLPTTHGLQQRDAPKVVCFLGLVSMGILWTITNNCPHRTTIHLDMYTSSWIFYAAFMWIYSKRHGVRKWQQFFIIAVSSIYGCLTLAENMFNVNSVSRWVVKILFSLTAISSTVYFCYQYFYERPSGLQGNQWITPPFESPQLYLSDANGIYNPLRSKVVLIVLLICLSVVCAILPLLTSESASNSAIICLGRGQIGIYLVYYAVQKCRFERQSFTLFYKICCTLIFIVFMLMECLNRYLANFMLTYNVLLTPAKSRQLNMDCVLPGIDLNDLRHYSCAVDCFLFICLMDFIDSNIKDVPKKHIFVF is encoded by the exons ATGACTTTCCTGCTCGTTTTGCAAATTCTGCTATTTTTAAGCTTGGATAAATGCcaagattttcaagaaattgagCTTGGTATCAATAATGTGAACTTGACCACAGAAGGAAATCTGATTGCCAATTTGTATCAAGTTATCCTGAACTCAACAAACGAG CCTCCTGCAATTCGAGTTTCCGTCGACTCACTAGCTGCAACAATCAAATATCCATTCACAATGACAGTTGTTCGTGGAAAAACTGTTCATAATGTTGCT CTCCCACGCATACAATCTCACCAAGGaaaagaatttcaatattGGTTCGCCTCTGACACACTGTGCGATGAGGACAGATCAGCGGAGCAG CTCAGCCAACCTGTCCAAATATCAATTGCAAGTTCTCTTCCAAGTTTGTTCAACTTACGTGTGAAGTCGGttaacaattttattattGG aaataaaacattcaaGTCTAAAGGAAGTCCATCAGAGCCACGATATTACAT gtACACGTTCCCCGATGACGTGGACAAGGTGGACATCCGTGTTACTTCACCTAGCGAGATTTGTGGGAAAATTGTTGCTCGACGAGTTAAT tgCCCTTTGTTTGACGCATCCGGCCTTTTGGAGCAAAGCGAAACCTTCTTCTATCAGTCGTTCACCACGTTTGCTGGTTTTTCGTTGAAA AAAAGTGTCATCGGCCGGCAATTTCATTTAGCTTTCACAGTGCATCCAGATGAAACTTTATGTGGAACACCagaca acttttttgaCATTCCCAACAATCCAGCAAGAATTAAATTAGCGGTGATTTCAGTGACTCCAGTGAAAG ATAACCTCTGGCTTCCACTATTTCCTATACTGTTATATTCAATCAGTATGTCCACTGTTATCATGTTAA cgtaCTTGAAATACAAATGGCTTGACCGACGCGAAAACAATGAGCCTAACATCCTCGATGGAACGGATTCAGAGGGAAACGTACTTGTGGATAAAATATGGTTATTTGATAAGCCTTCTATGATAGTTAGTCATAAGGAGTATCAGAAACTGAAGCTTGTGAAGGATTCCAAGTACTTCAA cttcttattttttcaaatcttcggATCAATTCTCCCCTCATTAACAACTCTCTTCGATAAAcagaaaacttcaaacaaTCTAAACTTCTGCTATCTAAACTTTCTCTGCTCTTTGGAATTTCTCTGTTTCAAATCCTTCAATTCAATGACAAGTGCTAGCAGTCTCGCAGTCATCggagttttgaatttgataatTGTTTTTCGCGAAAAGATTTTCTCTTTCAAAATACCACGACTACCAACCACTCATGGACTGCAGCAAAGAGACGCTCCAAAAGTGGTTTGTTTTCTGGGATTGGTTTCAATGGGTATTCTATGGACAATCACGAATAATTGTCCACACAGGACCACTATTCATCttg ATATGTATACCAGTTCGTGGATCTTCTACGCTGCTTTCATGTGGATTTACTCGAAAAGACATGGCGTTCGAAAATGGCAGCAGTTTTTCATTATTGCAGTTTCATCGATTTACGGATGTCTTACTTTGGCGGAAAAT ATGTTTAATGTAAATAGTGTCTCAAGATGGGTTGTGAAAATATTGTTCTCTCTCACCGCAATTTCCTCAACAGTTTACTTTTGCTATCAGTACTTTTATGAG aggCCTTCCGGGCTTCAAGGGAACCAATGGATCACACCTCCTTTCGAGAGTCCACAGCTTTATCTGAGTGATGCAAATGGGATATACAACCCACTTCGCTCAAAAGTTGTATTGATCGTGTTGCTGATATGCCTCTCAGTTGTCTG cgCAATTCTACCTCTGCTGACATCTGAAAGCGCGAGTAACTCGGCGATCATTTGTCTTGGAAGAGGTCAAATTGGAATATACCTAGTTTATTACGCCGTTCAAAAATGCCGATTTGAGAGACAATCCTTTACTTTGTTCTATAAAATCTGCTGTACTCTCATTTTCATTGTCTTTATGTTAATGGAATGCCTAAATCGTTACCTCGCCAATTTCATGTTAacctacaatgttttattgACACCTGCCAAATCCCGTCAGCTCAATATGGATTGTGTTCTCCCGGGAATTGACTTGAACGACCTGCGGCATTACAGCTGCGCAGTTgactgttttttgtttatttgtctAATGGATTTTATCGATTCTAATATTAAAGACGTTCCTAAAAagcatatttttgtattttag
- the sod-3 gene encoding Superoxide dismutase [Mn] 2, mitochondrial (Confirmed by transcript evidence), giving the protein MLQSTARTASKLVQPVAGVLAVRSKHTLPDLPFDYADLEPVISHEIMQLHHQKHHATYVNNLNQIEEKLHEAVSKGNLKEAIALQPALKFNGGGHINHSIFWTNLAKDGGEPSKELMDTIKRDFGSLDNLQKRLSDITIAVQGSGWGWLGYCKKDKILKIATCANQDPLEGMVPLFGIDVWEHAYYLQYKNVRPDYVHAIWKIANWKNISERFANARQ; this is encoded by the exons ATGCTGCAATCTACTGCTCGCACTGCTTCAAAGCTTGTTCAACCGGTTGCGGG agtTCTCGCCGTCCGCTCCAAGCACACTCTCCCAGATCTCCCATTCGACTATGCAGATTTGGAACCTGTAATCAGCCATGAAATCATGCAGCTTCATCATCAAAAGCATCATGCCACCTACGTGAACAATCTCAATCAGATCGAGGAGAAACTTCACGAGGCTGTTTCGAAAG GGAATCTAAAAGAAGCAATTGCTCTCCAACCAGCGCTGAAATTCAATGGTGGTGGACACATCAATCATTCTATCTTCTGGACCAACTTGGCTAAGGATGGTGGAGAACCTTCAAAGGAGCTGATGGACACTATtaag CGCGACTTCGGTTCCCTGGATAACTTGCAAAAACGTCTTTCTGACATCACTATTGCGGTTCAAGGCTCTGGCTGGGGATGGTTGGGATATTGCAAGAAAGACAAAATCTTGAAGATCGCCACCTGTGCAAACCAGGATCCTTTGGAAGGAATGGTCccactttttggaattgaCGTTTGGGAGCACGCCTACTACTTGCAGTACAAAAATGTCCGCCCAGACTATGTCCATGCTATTTGGAAg attgccaACTGGAAGAATATCAGCGAGAGATTTGCCAATGCTCGACAATAA
- the lido-1 gene encoding Myb_DNA-bind_3 domain-containing protein (Confirmed by transcript evidence) yields MMNPKEEPRPFSIVPLPRPPRPTTPLPPISHCITMADYLLLENTKFHKTATRAPKIKKVLLSLLKDRPEIWDRKAQFSAKNWQNLGVEVYERTGYIVRSNDLHKMLRTAKVVLKNKLRTCIGIKKLDRAATETELWKWEYYPHFIYYRETLGHFEANLRGEPWDGEAHIDDDDDDIIYEGYWEADKNSSKLTSETQDSVDETIVEEVPLEPDTNVFDREEEVVTFRRPEAFARAVDNHFGPPTEHLPDSSAKIYSTNIKSASCAPESTEPPKSDNSAQHIGEQVHRLFAQYPERSKLFRETLFKTILALEEPEYEHAAEVFTDLAQSETAKRRRRSEATWQNGQ; encoded by the exons ATGATGAACCCAAAAGAAGAACCTCGACCATTTTCAATAGTTCCCTTACCGCGTCCACCACGTCCAACAACTCCACTTCCACCAATCTCTCATTGTATCACAATGGCTGACTATCTACTGTtggaaaacacaaaattccacaaaaccGCCACTCGAgcgccaaaaatcaaaaaagtgctTCTATCACTACTGAAAGATCGCCCAGAAATTTGGGACAGAAAAGcacaattttcggcaaagAACTGGCAAAATCTGGGAGTTGAAGTTTATGAAAGAACAGGATACATTGTAAGAT CAAACGATCTTCACAAAATGTTAAGAACTGCAAAAGTTGTGTTAAAGAACAAACTTCGAACGTGCATTGGGATCAAGAAATTGGATCGTGCTGCAACAGAAACTGAGCTTTGGAAATGGGAATATTACCCCCACTTCATCTATTACCGTGAGACGCTAGGACACTTCGAGGCAAATCTTCGAGGCGAGCCCTGGGATGGAGAAGCTCATATTGACGACGACGATGATGATATTATTTACGAGGGATATTGGGAAGCCGATAAAAATAG cAGCAAACTAACATCTGAGACACAAGACAGTGTTGATGAAACCATAGTGGAGGAGGTTCCACTGGAGCCAGACACAAACGTTTTCGACCGCGAAGAAGAAGTAGTGACGTTCAGAAGACCAGAAGCATTTGCAAGAGCTGTTGATAATCACTTTGGACCACCAACGGAACATTTGCCAGACTCATCAGCAAAAATCTATTCAACAAATATT aaatccGCTTCATGCGCACCGGAGAGCACTGAACCACCGAAAAGCGACAACAGTGCTCAGCATATTGGAGAACAAGTACATCGGCTTTTTGCTCAATACCCGGAACGTTCAAAGCTGTTTAGAGAAACGCTTTTCAAGACGATTCTTGCACTTGAAGAGCCAGAATACGAACATGCTGCAGAAGTATTCACTGATTTGGCACAATCTGAAACTGCAAAGAGAAGACGACGATCAGAAGCTACTTGGCAAAACGGGCAGTAG
- the lido-2 gene encoding Myb_DNA-bind_3 domain-containing protein (Confirmed by transcript evidence), giving the protein MVSATRVPRRSSTTTSATAQQRTPSPLMPASFPITMDEYLEKENREFVVNASKDIAMKKLALTLLELYPEMWKPGGPMVAKKWQAFGAEMYRRTGKIYRCKDLHSVFTLTKSSIKRKLRTCILIKRMHRSKTDEEMWKYELYPYFQYYRQSIGQFEAKLRDEPWTGEDQAQEDDDILFDGLFEVENNFVHNGLPAMEEKVRFSANLHTDEQANMFDTQTENVDNMMGAYTDSFSQIRHETSKSPMNAQSINASIEYENVPVRQIDKTADNIGDQVKQLFVDHPDRANFFREVLFKTVLELRDPAFTNAGVFFDEMSSLESAKRRRRSEMNK; this is encoded by the exons ATGGTCAGCGCCACCCGAGTACCTCGCCGATCTTCAACAACAACTTCTGCAACTGCCCAACAACGAACGCCATCTCCACTCATGCCAGCAAGTTTTCCCATAACAATGGACGAATATCTCGAGAAGGAAAACAGGGAATTTGTTGTGAATGCTTCAAAAGATATAGCTATGAAGAAACTCGCTCTAACTCTTCTTGAGCTGTATCCGGAAATGTGGAAGCCTGGTGGTCCAATGGTTGCAAAGAAGTGGCAAGCTTTTGGTGCCGAGATGTACAGGAGAACCGGGAAGATTTACCGAt GCAAGGATCTGCATTCTGTTTTCACATTAACAAAGTCATCGATCAAGCGCAAACTGAGAACATGCATCTTGATCAAGAGAATGCATCGAAGTAAAACTGACGAGGAAATGTGGAAATATGAACTTTACCCTTATTTCCAATACTACCGACAAAGCATCGGCCAATTTGAAGCCAAGCTCCGGGATGAGCCCTGGACCGGTGAGGATCAGGCCCAAGAAGACGATGATATTTTATTCGACGGTCtatttgaagttgaaaacaattt cgtGCACAACGGATTGCCAGCTATGGAGGAAAAAGTCAGATTCTCAGCCAATCTCCATACAGACGAGCAAGCTAACATGTTTGATACACAAACTGAGAATGTGGATAACATGATGGGAGCATACACTGACTCGTTTTCCCAAATTCGCCACGAGACTAGTAAATCACCGATGAATGCC CAGTCGATCAATGCTTCAATTGAATATGAAAATGTTCCAGTTCGCCAAATTGACAAAACAGCTGACAACATTGGAGATCAGGTGAAACAGTTGTTTGTGGACCATCCAGATCGAGCAAACTTTTTCCGGGAAGTTCTCTTCAAAACTGTGCTGGAACTACGTGATCCAGCGTTCACAAATGCTGGAGTATTCTTTGACGAAATGTCTTCGCTAGAGAGTgcaaagagacgcagacgttCGGAGATGAATAAGTGA